One window of the Camelina sativa cultivar DH55 chromosome 1, Cs, whole genome shotgun sequence genome contains the following:
- the LOC104789209 gene encoding receptor-like protein 12, protein MEFHVPTTSWNKSVDCCSWEGVKCDTVMGEVIFLELRYCNANTSLKSNGGLFKLQHLRHLDLSLCHLQGEIPSAFGNLSHLTHLDLFGNELVGEVPTSVGSLSQLRYVSLSGNKLRGDIPKSFANLTKLSNFYLYRNQFTGGEIVLANLTRLSHIDLSSNHFKSSISADLSGLRNLEQFLVCSNLFSGPFPSFLLMIPSLVDIDLSQNQFEGPIEFGNTSSSSKLKVLNVGDNNFDGLIPESVSKLVNVIHLYLKHNNLGGLVPSSSIQKLRNLERLDLSHNNFGGRIPGSISKLVNLQFLDLSYNNFAGRVPRSLSKLVNLSELDLSYNKLEDQVPCCLWRSPKMYSVKLSHNSFTSFGNSVEVVDGKSLSWLDLGSNLLQGPVPQWICEFTYLNNLDLSNNHFSGSIPQCLERFTVLEKLNLRNNILSGFLPDVFIKGSALRSIDVSHNNLAGKLPRSLIKCEWMEFLNVKENKIKDTFPFWLGSLQCLNVLLLRSNAFYGPVYNPSAYSRFPGLRIIDISNNHFVGSLPQDYFANWTTMSLVWHGYTRPEINYVGSYSPVFDSMDLVYKGVDTDFARIFLGFKAIDFSGNRFSGHIPESIGLFRELRLLNLSGNTFTGHIPPSLANITSLETLDLSRNNLSGEIPRGLGKLSFLSNINFSYNHLEGLVPQSTQFGTQNCSSFMGNPGLYAIEEICRESHHVPGPTSEQTEESLSIPEEPVLNWIAAAISFGPGVFCGFVIGHIFTSYTQEWFTAR, encoded by the coding sequence ATGGAGTTCCATGTACCAACAACTTCATGGAACAAGAGCGTTgattgctgttcttgggagggTGTCAAGTGTGATACCGTCATGGGAGAGGTGATATTTCTAGAACTCCGTTACTGTAATGCCAACACCTCTTTGAAATCTAATGGTGGTCTTTTTAAACTCCAACATCTTCGTCACCTAGATCTTTCACTTTGCCATCTCCAAGGGGAGATTCCTTCCGCCTTTGGAAATCTTTCTCATCTCACACATCTTGATCTTTTTGGTAATGAATTAGTAGGTGAAGTTCCGACTTCAGTCGGTAGCCTAAGCCAACTACGATATGTTAGTCTTTCGGGTAATAAGTTGAGAGGTGATATTCCTAAGTCATTTGCCAACTTAACAAAGCTTTCTAATTTTTATCTCTATAGAAATCAATTCACTGGTGGGGAGATAGTATTAGCCAATTTAACCAGGTTGTCCCATATAGACCTCTCATCCAATCACTTCAAATCATCTATTTCTGCTGACCTAAGTGGACTTCGCAACTTAGAGCAATTTTTGGTGTGTAGCAATTTATTTTCCGGACCTTTTCCCTCATTCTTGCTCATGATTCCTTCGTTAGTCGATATTGATTTAAGCCAAAACCAATTCGAGGGACCTATTGAATTTGGGAACACCTCCTCATCATCTAAGCTTAAAGTGCTAAATGTTGGCGACAACAACTTTGATGGGCTAATCCCCGAATCTGTATCAAAATTAGTCAATGTCATTCATTTATATCTTAAGCATAACAATTTAGGAGGACTAGTCCCTAGTTCTTCTATCCAGAAATTACGCAATCTAGAACGTTTAGATCTTAGCCATAACAATTTCGGAGGACGAATCCCTGGATCTATATCTAAATTAGTCAATCTCCAATTTTTAGATCTTAGCTACAACAATTTTGCAGGACGAGTCCCTAGATCTTTATCTAAGTTAGTCAACCTCAGTGAGCTAGATCTTTCCTACAATAAGTTAGAAGATCAAGTACCTTGCTGTTTATGGAGATCACCTAAGATGTATTCTGTAAAGCTTTCCCATAACTCTTTCACCAGCTTTGGAAACTCGGTGGAAGTTGTTGATGGAAAATCATTAAGTTGGTTGGATCTAGGTTCAAATTTACTCCAAGGACCAGTTCCACAATGGATATGCGAgtttacatatttaaataacTTAGATTTGTCCAACAACCATTTCTCTGGTTCCATTCCTCAATGTTTGGAGCGTTTCACTGTTCTTGAAAAACTAAATCTTAGAAACAACATTTTAAGTGGATTTCTACCAGATGTATTTATCAAAGGCTCTGCGTTACGATCAATCGATGTCAGCCACAACAATTTGGCGGGAAAACTTCCAAGATCTTTGATCAAGTGCGAGTGGATGGAATTTCTAAATgtgaaagaaaacaagatcaagGACACGTTTCCATTTTGGTTAGGCTCTCTCCAATGTCTGAATGTTCTCCTGCTCCGATCAAATGCATTCTATGGTCCGGTATATAACCCCTCTGCCTACTCAAGGTTTCCGGGTCTACGGATCATTGATATATCTAATAACCACTTCGTTGGATCATTACCACAAGACTATTTTGCCAATTGGACTACAATGTCATTGGTTTGGCATGGTTACACCAGACCAGAGATAAACTATGTAGGTTCTTATTCCCCTGTGTTTGATTCGATGGATTTGGTTTACAAAGGAGTAGACACAGATTTCGCTCGCATCTTTCTTGGCTTCAAAGCTATTGATTTTTCTGGAAATCGATTCTCTGGACATATCCCTGAATCCATTGGTCTGTTTAGAGAACTTCGCCTTCTTAACTTGTCAGGCAACACATTCACGGGCCACATTCCACCATCCTTGGCAAATATCACAAGTCTGGAGACGTTAGACCTATCTCGAAATAACTTGTCAGGTGAAATTCCTCGAGGTCTTGGAAAACTCTCTTTTCTGTCCAACATCAACTTCTCCTACAACCATCTAGAAGGATTAGTGCCACAGAGTACGCAGTTTGGTACTCAAAACTGTTCTTCATTCATGGGGAATCCTGGACTCTATGCCATTGAGGAAATTTGTAGAGAAAGCCATCATGTTCCCGGTCCTACGTCTGAGCAAACCGAGGAATCTTTGTCCATACCGGAAGAGCCAGTGCTGAATTGGATAGCAGCCGCGATATCATTTGGACCTGGTGTGTTTTGTGGGTTTGTGATTGGACATATCTTCACTTCATACACACAAGAGTGGTTCACAGCTCGTTAA
- the LOC104789215 gene encoding uncharacterized protein LOC104789215, which yields MKTPKIILLLLMLIVISLTIIFTSILQPQTMSLGEEYDVRVINNFRDNSSLPLVIWCTSPQGELGGRALQEGDDFEWTAKIEFWSLMAVYTCTMKWDSMRKRFEAFKVSRDSNRCGSTKKCSWSVREDGFYFSNDEVCWTKDFSWL from the coding sequence atgaaaactccaaaaataattcttcttctgcttatGCTTATAGTTATCTCCTTAACGATCATCTTCACATCGATACTTCAACCACAAACTATGTCATTGGGAGAAGAGTATGACGTGCGTGTGATTAACAACTTCAGAGACAACTCGTCTCTCCCTCTAGTGATTTGGTGCACTTCGCCACAAGGAGAACTCGGTGGTCGTGCGCTTCAAGAAGGAGACGACTTCGAATGGACGGCTAAAATCGAGTTTTGGTCGTTGATGGCAGTTTACACATGTACAATGAAATGGGATTCGATGAGGAAGAGGTTCGAGGCGTTTAAAGTTTCTAGAGACAGCAATAGATGTGGATCTACCAAGAAGTGTTCTTGGTCCGTTAGAGAAGatggattttattttagtaatgaTGAGGTCTGTTGGACTAAAGATTTTTCTTGGttataa
- the LOC104789225 gene encoding GATA transcription factor 1-like isoform X1: MEMESFMDDLLNFSVPEEEEEDETQPSRNITRRKTGIRQTDSLGLLNHGDHGVVEEEDLEWISNKDAFPVIETFVGVLPLSEHFGVTSPEREAIEGKQLSPVSVLETSSNSSTTTSNSSGGSTAMATTTSMLMSCCVSFKAPAKARSKRRRTGRRDLRVLWTGNEIQKMKKTMSASAAVIIGRKCQHCGAEKTPQWRAGPLGPKTLCNACGVRYKSGRLVPEYRPANSPTFTVELHSNSHRKIVEMRKQYQSGDGDHRKDCG, translated from the exons ATGGAAATGGAATCGTTCATGGATGACCTTTTGAACTTCTCTGtaccggaagaagaagaagaggacgagACGCAACCGTCGAGGAATATAACTCGCCGGAAAACAGGAATACGGCAAACGGATTCTCTCGGTCTTTTGAACCACGGCGACCAT GGTGTGGTTGAGGAAGAGGATTTGGAATGGATATCAAACAAAGATGCTTTTCCGGTGATCGAAACATTCGTCGGCGTGTTACCGTTGTCGGAACATTTCGGTGTAACGTCGCCGGAGAGAGAAGCGATTGAGGGAAAACAGCTGAGTCCGGTTTCAGTCCTGGAGACGAGTAGTAATAGCTCAACAACGACCTCAAACAGCAGCGGCGGAAGCACGGCTATGGCAACAACCACCTCCATGTTAATGAGTTGCTGCGTTAGTTTTAAAGCGCCGGCCAAAGCGAGAAGCAAGCGTCGCCGTACAGGACGCCGTGATTTGCGAGTTTTGTGGACAGGAAACGAAAtacagaagatgaagaaaactaTGTCGGCGTCGGCGGCGGTGATAATAGGAAGGAAGTGTCAACACTGTGGAGCGGAGAAGACGCCGCAATGGAGGGCGGGACCATTGGGGCCTAAGACTCTGTGTAACGCTTGTGGCGTGAGGTATAAGTCTGGGAGGCTTGTTCCGGAGTATCGTCCCGCGAATAGTCCAACTTTTACGGTGGAGTTACATTCGAATTCTCACCGGAAGATTGTAGAGATGAGGAAGCAGTATCAGTCCGGTGACGGTGATCATAGGAAAGATTGTGGATAA
- the LOC104789225 gene encoding GATA transcription factor 1-like isoform X2: protein MSYLQKTPVHVFVNGPGVVEEEDLEWISNKDAFPVIETFVGVLPLSEHFGVTSPEREAIEGKQLSPVSVLETSSNSSTTTSNSSGGSTAMATTTSMLMSCCVSFKAPAKARSKRRRTGRRDLRVLWTGNEIQKMKKTMSASAAVIIGRKCQHCGAEKTPQWRAGPLGPKTLCNACGVRYKSGRLVPEYRPANSPTFTVELHSNSHRKIVEMRKQYQSGDGDHRKDCG, encoded by the exons ATGTCTTACCTCCAAAAAACGCCTGTTCATGTTTTCGTAAATGGTCCG GGTGTGGTTGAGGAAGAGGATTTGGAATGGATATCAAACAAAGATGCTTTTCCGGTGATCGAAACATTCGTCGGCGTGTTACCGTTGTCGGAACATTTCGGTGTAACGTCGCCGGAGAGAGAAGCGATTGAGGGAAAACAGCTGAGTCCGGTTTCAGTCCTGGAGACGAGTAGTAATAGCTCAACAACGACCTCAAACAGCAGCGGCGGAAGCACGGCTATGGCAACAACCACCTCCATGTTAATGAGTTGCTGCGTTAGTTTTAAAGCGCCGGCCAAAGCGAGAAGCAAGCGTCGCCGTACAGGACGCCGTGATTTGCGAGTTTTGTGGACAGGAAACGAAAtacagaagatgaagaaaactaTGTCGGCGTCGGCGGCGGTGATAATAGGAAGGAAGTGTCAACACTGTGGAGCGGAGAAGACGCCGCAATGGAGGGCGGGACCATTGGGGCCTAAGACTCTGTGTAACGCTTGTGGCGTGAGGTATAAGTCTGGGAGGCTTGTTCCGGAGTATCGTCCCGCGAATAGTCCAACTTTTACGGTGGAGTTACATTCGAATTCTCACCGGAAGATTGTAGAGATGAGGAAGCAGTATCAGTCCGGTGACGGTGATCATAGGAAAGATTGTGGATAA
- the LOC104789241 gene encoding beta-glucuronosyltransferase GlcAT14A isoform X2: protein MQYGPEQPRVTLYIILTTAFLSLCFLLSLFSSSHSSSSYTGRREDLRPDPRLFPSSSSKIAADTAPPSIAYLISGSSGDSRRILRLLYATYHPRNRYLLHLDSLAAQSERDGLAVAVQDVPIFRAAKNVDVIGKPDFAYLRGSSPMASTLHGASILLRLSGAWDWFVHLSVDDYPLLTQDELLHIMSHLPKDLNFVNHTSYIGWKESRRLKPVIVDPGLYLVEKTDMFFASQKRELPKAFKLFSGPSFSMLSRSFIEHCVLGTDNFPRTLLMYLSNTPDSLSNYFPTILCNSNLFKKTIINNNLLYVASNETVKERYHRLDPKEFTEMVETGAAFARGFRSDDPVLDRIDHELLGRKHDEVVPGGWCLGDSGKNSSSCSVWGDSGILRPGSGSDRLERRIVKLLSNDWFRSHQCISE, encoded by the exons ATGCAGTACGGACCGGAGCAACCGAGAGTCACTCTCTACATAATCCTCACCACcgcgtttctctctctttgtttcctcctctctctcttttcctcttcccACTCTTCATCTTCCTACACCGGACGACGCGAAGATCTACGACCCGACCCGAGACTCTTTCCTTCTTCCTCATCCAAAATCGCCGCCGATACAGCTCCTCCTTCAATCGCTTACCTAATCTCTGGATCTTCCGGTGACTCGCGACGGATCCTTCGTCTTCTCTACGCTACTTACCATCCTCGAAATCGGTATCTTCTCCATCTCGATAGCTTAGCGGCTCAATCAGAACGAGATGGTCTCGCTGTAGCTGTACAAGATGTACCGATCTTTCGAGCTGCAAAGAACGTTGATGTTATTGGGAAGCCCGATTTCGCGTATCTGAGAGGATCGTCTCCGATGGCTTCTACGCTTCATGGTGCTTCGATTCTTCTTAGATTGTCTGGAGCTTGGGATTGGTTTGTTCATCTCAGCGTTGATGATTACCCTCTCCTTACTCAAGATG AGCTTCTTCACATTATGTCACATTTGCCTAAGGACTTGAACTTTGTGAACCACACTAGTTACATTGGCTGGAAAGA GTCAAGGAGGTTGAAGCCGGTTATTGTTGATCCAGGGCTCTATCTTGTGGAGAAAACCGATATGTTTTTCGCTTCACAGAAACGAGAGTTGCCCAAGGCTTTCAAGTTATTCTCAG GTCCATCTTTCTCCATGTTAAGCCGTAGTTTTATAGAGCACTGTGTCTTGGGCACTGACAACTTCCCTCGGACTCTACTCATGTACTTGTCCAACACACCTGATTCCCTCTCCAACTACTTCCCAACTATTCTCTGCAACTCAAATCTCTTCAAAAAgaccatcatcaacaacaacttaCTTTACGTAGCTTCTAACGAGACTGTTAAAGAAAGATACCACCGGCTTGATCCTAAAGAGTTCACAGAAATGGTTGAAACCGGAGCAGCATTTGCAAGAGGATTCAGGTCCGATGACCCTGTCCTTGATCGTATTGATCATGAACTTCTGGGACGCAAACATGATGAAGTGGTGCCTGGTGGTTGGTGTTTGGGAGATTCTGGTAAGAACAGCAGCTCATGTTCCGTCTGGGGTGACTCGGGCATTCTAAGGCCTGGTTCTGGTTCTGATAGACTTGAGAGACGGATTGTTAAGTTATTGTCAAACGATTGGTTCAGATCGCACCAATGCATATCCGAATAA
- the LOC104789241 gene encoding beta-glucuronosyltransferase GlcAT14A isoform X1: MASTLHGASILLRLSGAWDWFVHLSVDDYPLLTQDELLHIMSHLPKDLNFVNHTSYIGWKESRRLKPVIVDPGLYLVEKTDMFFASQKRELPKAFKLFSGPSFSMLSRSFIEHCVLGTDNFPRTLLMYLSNTPDSLSNYFPTILCNSNLFKKTIINNNLLYVASNETVKERYHRLDPKEFTEMVETGAAFARGFRSDDPVLDRIDHELLGRKHDEVVPGGWCLGDSGKNSSSCSVWGDSGILRPGSGSDRLERRIVKLLSNDWFRSHQCISE; the protein is encoded by the exons ATGGCTTCTACGCTTCATGGTGCTTCGATTCTTCTTAGATTGTCTGGAGCTTGGGATTGGTTTGTTCATCTCAGCGTTGATGATTACCCTCTCCTTACTCAAGATG AGCTTCTTCACATTATGTCACATTTGCCTAAGGACTTGAACTTTGTGAACCACACTAGTTACATTGGCTGGAAAGA GTCAAGGAGGTTGAAGCCGGTTATTGTTGATCCAGGGCTCTATCTTGTGGAGAAAACCGATATGTTTTTCGCTTCACAGAAACGAGAGTTGCCCAAGGCTTTCAAGTTATTCTCAG GTCCATCTTTCTCCATGTTAAGCCGTAGTTTTATAGAGCACTGTGTCTTGGGCACTGACAACTTCCCTCGGACTCTACTCATGTACTTGTCCAACACACCTGATTCCCTCTCCAACTACTTCCCAACTATTCTCTGCAACTCAAATCTCTTCAAAAAgaccatcatcaacaacaacttaCTTTACGTAGCTTCTAACGAGACTGTTAAAGAAAGATACCACCGGCTTGATCCTAAAGAGTTCACAGAAATGGTTGAAACCGGAGCAGCATTTGCAAGAGGATTCAGGTCCGATGACCCTGTCCTTGATCGTATTGATCATGAACTTCTGGGACGCAAACATGATGAAGTGGTGCCTGGTGGTTGGTGTTTGGGAGATTCTGGTAAGAACAGCAGCTCATGTTCCGTCTGGGGTGACTCGGGCATTCTAAGGCCTGGTTCTGGTTCTGATAGACTTGAGAGACGGATTGTTAAGTTATTGTCAAACGATTGGTTCAGATCGCACCAATGCATATCCGAATAA
- the LOC104789251 gene encoding hydroxyethylthiazole kinase-like, translating into MESKSEQNEWSSGVWAHLTDVRRRSPLVQCITNFVSMDLVANTLLSAGASPAMVHSVVEIPDFTPHIHALCINVGTLTPEWLPSMKAAAEVASQLGKPWVLDPAAVSCSGFRLKSCLELIGLKPTVIKGNGSEIIALSSASPGQTKGADSSHESTDAIEAAKSLALSSGAVVAVSGAVDIVTDGNQVIGVHNGTKMMQKITATGCSLAGLIAAFLAIDSSRPLEATVSAMSVFGIAGELGEAMANGPASLRMHLIDSLYGLDETSVRSRVNITRFG; encoded by the exons ATGGAATCAAAATCAGAGCAAAACGAGTGGAGCTCAGGCGTATGGGCTCACTTAACCGATGTCCGGCGACGATCGCCGCTGGTTCAGTGCATCACCAACTTCGTCTCCATGGATCTCGTAGCCAACACGCTTTTATCCGCCGGCGCATCTCCGGCGATGGTCCATTCAGTCGTCGAGATTCCTGATTTCACGCCTCATATTCACGCGCTTTGTATCAACGTTGGAACACTTACACCTGAGTGGCTTCCCTCCATGAAAGCTGCCGCCGAAGTCGCTTCTCAGCTCGGAAAGCCTTGGGTTCTCGATCCCGCCGCCGTGAGTTGCTCCGGGTTCCGATTAAAGTCGTGTTTGGAGCTTATCGGGTTAAAACCTACTGTAATCAAAGGAAACGGTTCTGAGATTATTGCTCTCTCATCCGCTTCACCGGGTCAGACTAAG GGTGCTGATAGCTCTCATGAATCTACAGACGCTATAGAAGCTGCTAAGTCATTAGCTCTGTCGAGTGGTGCAGTTGTTGCAGTGTCAGGAGCTGTTGATATCGTTACAGATGGGAACCAGGTTATTGGTGTTCACAATGGGACGAAGATGATGCAAAAGATCACTGCAACTGGTTGTTCACTAGCTGGTCTGATTGCAGCATTTCTTGCTATCGATTCATCACGGCCGTTAGAAGCTACAGTTTCCGCTATGTCTGTCTTTGGCATCGCAGGTGAGTTGGGTGAAGCTATGGCAAATGGTCCAGCTTCGTTGAGAATGCATTTGATTGACTCTTTGTATGGGTTGGATGAAACCTCAGTTCGTAGCCGTGTGAATATCACAAGGTTTGGTTGA
- the LOC104789247 gene encoding dirigent protein 16-like: MMIKQSPFLLLTTILCTVAVFAAAFDPAPEDPIFELYMHDLLGGSSPTARPITGLLGNIYNGQVPFAKQIGFTPPENGIAIPNANGALPTVNGINGVPLGTGLSGTAYSGQNLNGIQTQLGPDGLSLGFGTITVIDDILTSGPDLGSQPLGKAQGVYVASSADGSTQMMAFTVMLEGGEYNDNLNFYGIYRIGSAMSHLSVTGGTGRFKNACGFAEVRPLIPSGQHEVDGAESLLRIIVHLKY; this comes from the coding sequence ATGATGATCAAGCAATCACCATTCTTGCTTTTAACAACAATCTTGTGCACAGTTGCTGTGTTTGCAGCAGCTTTTGATCCTGCACCTGAAGACCCCATTTTCGAACTCTACATGCACGATTTACTTGGAGGAAGCAGTCCCACTGCAAGACCCATCACGGGTTTGCTCGGGAACATTTACAATGGTCAGGTTCCGTTTGCTAAGCAGATTGGTTTCACTCCTCCCGAAAACGGTATAGCCATACCCAATGCAAACGGCGCACTCCCAACGGTTAACGGCATCAACGGTGTACCTCTTGGAACCGGCCTGTCTGGTACAGCATACTCTGGTCAGAACCTTAATGGAATTCAGACTCAGCTGGGTCCTGATGGTCTCAGTCTTGGGTTTGGCACCATCACCGTGATTGATGACATACTCACATCTGGTCCTGACTTGGGTTCGCAGCCGCTTGGTAAGGCTCAAGGAGTTTATGTTGCAAGTTCTGCAGACGGAAGCACTCAGATGATGGCTTTCACAGTTATGCTTGAAGGTGGAGAGTACAACGACAACCTCAACTTCTACGGAATCTATAGGATCGGAAGTGCCATGTCGCATCTGTCAGTGACCGGAGGAACAGGTAGGTTCAAGAACGCTTGTGGGTTTGCAGAGGTCAGGCCATTGATTCCATCGGGTCAGCATGAAGTGGATGGAGCAGAGTCTTTGCTGAGGATCATTGTCCATCTGAAGTactaa
- the LOC104789263 gene encoding PHD finger protein ING1, whose protein sequence is MSFAEEFEANLVSLAHVLQKKYSLLRDLDKSLQENQRQNEQRCEKEIEDIRRGRTGNITPSSTSLTQFSEEALDEQKHSVRIADEKVALAMQAYDLVDMHVQQLDQCMKKSEEIRKEKEAAAAALELENSEKAGKAGEGGRGGRKKTRLATAASTAATSTGVTSSNMDLDLPVDPNEPTYCVCNQVSYGEMVACDNNECKIEWFHFGCVGLKEQPKGKWYCPDCATVKKSRKGR, encoded by the exons ATGTCATTCGCCGAGGAATTTGAAGCAA ATCTTGTGTCGCTGGCCCATGTTTTGCAGAAGAAGTATTCACTCTTGCGTGATTTGGATAAAAGTTTGCAAG AGAATCAAAGACAAAATGAACAACGATGTGAGAAAGAAATAGAGGATATAAGAAGGGGCAGAACTGGGAATATCACACCCAGTAGTACCTCTCTTACACAGTTCTCAGAGGAAGCACTCGATGAACAGAAACACAGCGTCCGAATCGCTGACGAGAAAGTGGCGCTGGCTATGCAGGCATATGATCTG GTGGATATGCATGTTCAGCAACTTGACCAATGTATGAAAAAATCCGAGGAGATCCGCAAAG AGAAAGAAGCTGCCGCTGCTGCATTAGAACTTGAGAACAGCGAGAAAGCCGGGAAGGCTGGTGAAGGTGGAAGAGGAGGGCGAAAGAA GACAAGGCTAGCGACAGCTGCGTCGACAGCAGCAACATCAACAGGTGTGACTTCAAGTAATATGGATTTGGATCTGCCTGTGGATCCAAACGAACCAACTTACTGcgtctgcaaccaagttagctaTGGCGAGATGGTTGCTTGTGATAACAATGAG TGCAAGATTGAGTGGTTCCATTTCGGCTGCGTTGGTCTGAAAGAACAACCCAAGGGGAAATGGTACTGCCCGGATTGTGCTACAGTCAAGAAGAGCAGGAAAGGTCGATGA
- the LOC109124776 gene encoding PHD finger protein ING1-like, translating into MHVQQLDQCMKKSEEIRKEKEAAAAALELENSEKAGKAGEGGRGGRKKTRLATAASTAATSTGVTSSNMDLDLPVDPNEPTYCVCNQVSYGEMVACDNNECKIEWFHFGCVGLKEQPKGKWYCPDCATVKKSRKGR; encoded by the exons ATGCATGTTCAGCAACTTGACCAATGTATGAAAAAATCCGAGGAGATCCGCAAAG AGAAAGAAGCTGCCGCTGCTGCATTAGAACTTGAGAACAGCGAGAAAGCCGGGAAGGCTGGTGAAGGTGGAAGAGGAGGGCGAAAGAA GACAAGGCTAGCGACAGCTGCGTCGACAGCAGCAACATCAACAGGTGTGACTTCAAGTAATATGGATTTGGATCTGCCTGTGGATCCAAACGAACCAACTTACTGcgtctgcaaccaagttagctaTGGCGAGATGGTTGCTTGTGATAACAATGAG TGCAAGATTGAGTGGTTCCATTTCGGCTGCGTTGGTCTGAAAGAACAACCCAAGGGGAAATGGTACTGCCCGGATTGTGCTACAGTCAAGAAGAGCAGGAAAGGTCGATGA